A part of Miscanthus floridulus cultivar M001 chromosome 6, ASM1932011v1, whole genome shotgun sequence genomic DNA contains:
- the LOC136458202 gene encoding caffeoylshikimate esterase-like has protein sequence MVHPIAEADERSPFGRLTPDEFYARHGVTHSTSSFVNPRGLRIFTQRWVPRGDNAPVLGAVALVHGFTGESSWMVQPTAVHLAAAGFAVAALDHMGHGFSEGLQGHLPDIEPVLDDCDAAFAPFRADYPPPLPCFLYGESLGGAIALLLHLRNRDLWRDGAVLNGAMCGISPRFRPPWPLEHLLAAAAKVVPTWRVAFTRGNIPERSFKVDWKRALALASPRRTTAPPRAATALELLRVCRDLQQRFEDVRLPLLVVHGAEDTVCDPACVEELYRRAGSSDKTLRVYPGMWHQIIGEPEENVEKVFDEIIDWLMARAATATATAAGAHHGEQ, from the coding sequence ATGGTGCACCCGATTGCGGAGGCCGACGAGCGGAGCCCCTTCGGGCGCCTGACGCCGGACGAGTTCTACGCGCGGCACGGCGTGACCCACTCCACCTCCTCCTTCGTCAACCCGCGGGGCCTCCGCATCTTCACCCAGCGCTGGGTGCCCCGCGGGGACAACGCCCCCGTCCTGGGCGCCGTCGCCCTCGTGCACGGCTTCACCGGCGAGTCCAGCTGGATGGTCCAGCCCACGGCCGTCCACCTCGCCGCCGCGGGCTTCGCCGTGGCCGCGCTCGACCACATGGGCCACGGCTTCTCCGAGGGCCTCCAGGGCCACCTCCCCGACATCGAGCCGGTGCTCGACGACTGCGACGCCGCCTTCGCGCCGTTCCGCGCCGACTACCCGCCCCCGCTCCCCTGCTTCCTCTACGGGGAGTCGCTGGGCGGCGCCATCGCGCTGCTGCTCCACCTCCGGAACAGGGACCTCTGGCGGGACGGCGCGGTCCTCAACGGCGCCATGTGCGGGATCAGCCCCAGGTTCAGGCCGCCGTGGCCTCTCGAGCACctgctggccgccgccgccaaggtCGTCCCCACCTGGCGCGTCGCCTTCACGAGGGGCAACATCCCCGAGCGGTCCTTCAAGGTGGACTGGAAGCGCGCGCTCGCGCTCGCCTCCCCGCGCCGCACCACGGCGCCGCCCAGGGCCGCCACGGCGCTCGAGCTCCTCCGCGTCTGCCGCGACCTGCAGCAGCGGTTCGAGGACGTGCGCCTGCCGCTCCTCGTCGTGCACGGCGCCGAGGACACCGTCTGCGACCCGGCCTGCGTCGAGGAGCTCTACAGGCGCGCCGGGAGCAGCGACAAGACGCTACGCGTCTACCCCGGGATGTGGCACCAGATCATCGGCGAGCCCGAGGAGAACGTCGAGAAGGTGTTCGACGAAATCATCGACTGGCTAATGGcacgcgccgccaccgccaccgctacAGCCGCGGGCGCGCACCACGGTGAGCAGTAG